From one Halothece sp. PCC 7418 genomic stretch:
- a CDS encoding DUF4359 domain-containing protein, which translates to MKLKPWEISILISSIAVLGVGSAMAITNPRRQAYQTYAAEKMSVYIKEEVCADAPKTLGDFLERQCNKLVDSGQKPLQEMIAESTERHNYFLFSIYETNLSVMTGLPSYQFKTIGAFQNFWTYESQKQ; encoded by the coding sequence ATGAAACTCAAACCTTGGGAAATTAGCATTCTTATTAGTAGTATTGCAGTTCTTGGTGTGGGAAGTGCCATGGCAATAACTAATCCTCGCCGTCAAGCCTACCAAACCTATGCAGCAGAAAAGATGAGTGTTTATATCAAAGAAGAAGTTTGTGCAGATGCTCCGAAAACCTTAGGCGATTTTTTAGAACGTCAATGTAATAAACTCGTTGATAGCGGACAAAAGCCACTGCAAGAGATGATTGCAGAATCCACAGAGAGGCACAACTATTTTTTATTTAGTATTTACGAAACCAATTTATCTGTGATGACAGGCTTACCAAGCTACCAGTTTAAAACTATTGGTGCTTTTCAGAACTTTTGGACTTATGAAAGTCAAAAACAATAA
- a CDS encoding alpha/beta fold hydrolase: MPSIDISGVTHAYDFLPAQTQTDAPVLVLIHGWLLSRQYWQPLVQKLSLNYSCLCYDLRGFGDSQASSSQKNEYSLLSYADDIKTLLEELEIQKAWLVGHSLGGSIALWAAHCCEEQVEGVICLNAGGGVYLKEEFDRFRQAGQKLIKYRPQWLPYIPLIDVLFTRAMVAKPLARHWGRQRVMDFVKADAIAAVGSLLESTTEEEVHRLPQLVSQLKQPVYFVAGEKDLIMEPKYVGHLASFHHLFQCQGNNVVEIPNCGHMSMIEQPEQVTLILEEILSNCDQQLVDGTIN, encoded by the coding sequence ATGCCCTCAATCGATATTTCTGGTGTAACTCACGCCTATGATTTTCTTCCTGCTCAAACGCAAACTGATGCGCCAGTTCTGGTTTTAATTCACGGTTGGTTACTCAGTCGTCAATATTGGCAGCCTTTAGTCCAAAAACTTTCTCTTAATTATTCTTGTCTGTGCTACGACCTGCGCGGATTTGGTGACTCCCAAGCCAGCAGTTCTCAAAAAAATGAATATAGCTTATTGAGTTATGCAGATGACATCAAAACCCTGTTAGAAGAACTGGAAATTCAAAAAGCCTGGTTAGTGGGTCACTCTCTGGGGGGGAGTATCGCGCTGTGGGCTGCTCACTGTTGTGAAGAACAAGTAGAAGGGGTAATCTGTCTCAATGCAGGGGGTGGGGTATATCTCAAAGAAGAGTTTGATCGGTTTCGTCAAGCAGGACAAAAATTAATCAAATATCGACCCCAGTGGCTTCCCTATATTCCTCTGATTGATGTCCTGTTTACTCGTGCCATGGTCGCGAAACCCCTAGCCCGTCACTGGGGTCGTCAACGAGTGATGGATTTTGTGAAAGCCGACGCGATCGCTGCAGTCGGATCATTATTAGAATCAACCACAGAGGAAGAAGTGCATCGCCTCCCGCAATTGGTTTCCCAACTGAAGCAACCTGTCTATTTTGTGGCGGGAGAAAAAGATCTGATCATGGAGCCCAAATATGTGGGACATTTAGCCAGTTTTCATCATTTATTCCAATGTCAAGGCAATAATGTCGTTGAAATCCCAAACTGTGGTCATATGTCCATGATTG
- a CDS encoding universal stress protein: protein MLNKILLADSGTGHSEEMLQYLLELPSLKNASITILHVVPPQTTSEAMMEKWEEGGKVVAGAIQRMHLDPTQVSTVLRQGDPKTTVCEIAEEMEADLIIMGSRGLKRLESILENSVSQYVFQLSTRPMLLVKDDIYVTRLKRIMVAVDQSADSQYCLELALFLLRDIPSGQLLLVQVDPSMEKNEVLSGEEANKTAVLTPAIEQAKRQGVNYKGIVTGGKPGPTLCELAEENKVDLLMLGSPERRPTVARSLPDLDRLLGTSLSDYVRVYANCPVLLGRRVD, encoded by the coding sequence ATGCTTAACAAAATTTTGCTAGCAGATTCGGGTACGGGACATTCGGAAGAAATGTTGCAGTATTTGTTAGAACTGCCATCTTTGAAAAATGCTTCGATTACGATTTTGCACGTTGTTCCCCCACAAACAACCAGTGAAGCAATGATGGAAAAATGGGAAGAAGGGGGAAAAGTTGTTGCTGGGGCGATCCAACGGATGCACCTTGATCCAACGCAAGTTTCGACAGTTTTACGTCAAGGTGACCCAAAAACAACGGTTTGCGAAATCGCCGAAGAAATGGAAGCTGACCTGATTATTATGGGGTCACGGGGCTTAAAACGTTTAGAGTCCATTTTAGAAAACTCTGTTAGTCAATACGTTTTTCAACTGTCCACACGCCCGATGTTGCTGGTGAAAGATGATATTTATGTAACGCGGTTAAAACGGATTATGGTGGCTGTGGATCAGTCGGCTGATTCTCAGTATTGTTTGGAGTTAGCCTTGTTCCTGTTAAGAGATATTCCTTCTGGTCAGTTGTTACTGGTACAGGTTGATCCTTCAATGGAGAAAAATGAGGTGCTATCTGGTGAGGAAGCTAACAAAACTGCTGTTCTTACCCCCGCGATCGAGCAAGCCAAACGACAAGGGGTCAACTACAAAGGGATCGTCACTGGGGGGAAACCAGGGCCAACTTTATGTGAACTCGCAGAAGAAAACAAGGTTGATTTATTGATGCTGGGCTCTCCAGAACGTCGTCCTACAGTTGCTAGAAGTTTACCCGATTTAGATCGGTTATTGGGAACTTCCCTGTCTGACTATGTTCGAGTTTATGCTAACTGTCCTGTGTTATTAGGGCGCAGAGTGGATTAA
- a CDS encoding GNAT family N-acetyltransferase produces MAFWKSLFNNSSNAIAPSSTSSEEETLLKKGETQQDTKILFSTTRSIDLYELEELCDAVGWSRRPLRKVRKAMQHSFLVVSMWEEKGASRRLIGFARATSDHAFNATIWDVVVHPQAQGKGLGKALMNYMIKRLRQEDISNITLFADAGVVQFYNRLGFVPDPEGIKGMFWYPD; encoded by the coding sequence ATGGCATTTTGGAAAAGTTTATTTAATAATAGCTCAAACGCGATCGCGCCTTCATCAACTTCATCAGAGGAAGAGACTTTGCTAAAAAAGGGTGAGACGCAACAAGATACCAAAATTCTTTTTAGTACAACTCGCTCCATTGATTTATACGAATTGGAAGAACTGTGTGATGCTGTTGGGTGGTCTCGTCGCCCCCTGCGGAAAGTGCGTAAAGCAATGCAACACAGCTTTTTAGTGGTATCAATGTGGGAAGAAAAAGGAGCAAGCCGACGTTTAATCGGGTTTGCTCGGGCGACTTCTGATCATGCCTTTAACGCAACGATCTGGGATGTAGTGGTTCATCCCCAAGCCCAAGGAAAAGGGTTAGGTAAAGCTCTGATGAACTATATGATCAAACGTTTGCGCCAAGAGGATATTAGCAATATTACCCTGTTTGCCGATGCAGGGGTTGTCCAATTTTACAATCGTTTGGGCTTTGTTCCTGATCCAGAGGGGATTAAAGGGATGTTTTGGTATCCAGATTAA
- a CDS encoding DUF2993 domain-containing protein — MIGGLADFQNKGSDWGENLLNSVATNTLRHLFTRCDDLKVKVRCHPSSKLLQGSIDSFDMSGKGLVIRKAFRTEEMWFETDAVAINFSSALKGKIALKQPTQAIAQVKLLEEDINTAFKAELVRKRLENLTAESLTELSNGDPVSFTDISLTLLAQNQVQLEANANLGQAGVIPVSLICTLGLERRRKLLFKNVQFQADHVPQEHRATSEKLTEVLGEILNNMIDLDRFNLDGVKMRINRLETQGKALVFSGYAQIDHVPRVG, encoded by the coding sequence ATGATTGGTGGCTTAGCCGATTTTCAAAATAAGGGTAGTGATTGGGGAGAAAATCTTCTCAATAGTGTTGCAACGAATACTCTTCGCCACCTGTTTACGCGCTGTGATGATTTAAAGGTGAAGGTACGCTGTCATCCCTCCAGCAAACTTTTGCAGGGGAGTATTGATAGCTTTGATATGAGTGGGAAAGGGTTAGTTATTCGGAAAGCGTTTCGCACTGAGGAAATGTGGTTTGAAACCGATGCCGTTGCTATTAACTTTAGTTCAGCCTTAAAAGGTAAAATCGCCCTAAAACAGCCCACACAGGCGATCGCGCAAGTTAAACTGTTAGAAGAAGACATCAACACTGCCTTCAAAGCAGAATTAGTGAGAAAACGCCTAGAAAACCTCACTGCGGAAAGTTTAACTGAGTTGTCTAACGGCGATCCCGTTTCGTTTACTGACATTAGTTTAACGTTATTGGCGCAAAATCAAGTCCAACTCGAGGCAAATGCTAACTTAGGACAAGCTGGAGTGATTCCTGTGAGTCTCATTTGTACCCTTGGCTTAGAGCGGAGACGGAAACTCTTATTTAAAAACGTTCAGTTTCAAGCAGATCATGTCCCACAAGAGCATCGCGCAACCAGTGAAAAGCTCACAGAAGTCCTTGGAGAGATTCTAAATAACATGATTGATTTAGATCGGTTTAATCTCGATGGGGTGAAAATGCGTATCAACCGTCTCGAAACCCAAGGAAAGGCTCTTGTCTTTAGTGGTTACGCTCAAATCGATCATGTTCCAAGAGTTGGTTAA